Proteins encoded within one genomic window of Deinococcus sedimenti:
- a CDS encoding flavin reductase family protein, with amino-acid sequence MLSATTDRFFGYYPGTVALITAAHDGQRNVMAAGWHTALSADPPLYGVAVGRERATHALIRAGGTFGVNFLPLTHADAVQGAGLHSLHGGVDKHALLNLDTLPGQPLALRGAYLHYTCRVSAVTPTGDHDLFVGHVEQVHFDPDAYDDAGLLVAPPAIYLGRSTYTTTTPERTEHGR; translated from the coding sequence ATGCTCAGCGCCACCACCGACCGTTTCTTCGGGTACTACCCCGGCACCGTCGCCCTGATCACCGCCGCGCACGACGGGCAGCGCAACGTCATGGCCGCCGGGTGGCACACCGCCCTGAGCGCCGACCCGCCCCTGTACGGCGTGGCCGTCGGGCGTGAACGCGCCACGCACGCCCTGATCCGCGCGGGCGGCACCTTCGGCGTGAACTTCCTTCCGCTGACGCACGCGGACGCCGTGCAGGGCGCGGGCCTGCACAGCCTGCACGGCGGCGTGGACAAGCACGCCCTGCTGAACCTCGACACCCTGCCGGGGCAGCCGCTCGCGCTGCGCGGCGCGTACCTGCACTACACCTGCCGCGTCAGCGCCGTCACGCCCACCGGCGACCACGACCTGTTCGTTGGTCACGTCGAACAGGTGCACTTCGACCCGGACGCCTACGACGACGCGGGCCTGCTCGTCGCGCCGCCCGCCATCTACCTGGGCCGCAGCACCTACACCACCACCACGCCCGAACGGACGGAACATGGCCGCTGA
- a CDS encoding CAP domain-containing protein, producing the protein MPTALLRGSAAALLTLTLAACSSTSTPTTSTPAPTTSEPAQSVRLAAQAVATPVALTTGQTLQLNVTVNGQPAQPGQLKWTTSNAGVATVTQTGLVTAASAGSATIRAALATNPGAFIDFPVAVTAPAPAPTPAPTPAPAPAPTTPGSFAQQVLDLTNAARAVPRSCGATSFAAAPALTWNAQLAQAAQGHAADMAAQNYFSHTSKDGRTFSQRIVNAGYSTYRTIGENIAAGQTTPQQVVDGWLKSEGHCRNIMNPNFKELGVGYAYTTTSTYKHYWVQDFGAR; encoded by the coding sequence ATGCCCACCGCCCTTCTGCGCGGCAGCGCGGCCGCGTTGCTCACCCTCACCCTCGCTGCCTGCAGCAGCACCAGCACCCCCACCACCAGCACCCCGGCGCCCACCACCAGCGAACCCGCCCAGAGCGTCCGGCTGGCCGCGCAGGCCGTCGCCACGCCCGTCGCCCTGACCACCGGGCAGACCCTGCAACTGAACGTCACCGTGAACGGCCAGCCCGCCCAGCCCGGCCAGCTGAAGTGGACCACCAGCAACGCGGGCGTCGCCACCGTCACCCAGACCGGTCTCGTCACCGCCGCCTCGGCCGGCAGCGCCACCATCCGCGCGGCGCTCGCCACCAACCCCGGCGCGTTCATCGACTTCCCCGTGGCCGTCACCGCCCCGGCGCCCGCCCCCACCCCGGCCCCCACGCCCGCGCCGGCCCCCGCTCCCACCACGCCGGGCAGCTTCGCGCAGCAGGTCCTGGACCTCACGAACGCCGCGCGCGCCGTGCCCCGCAGTTGCGGCGCCACCAGCTTCGCCGCCGCCCCGGCCCTCACCTGGAACGCGCAGCTCGCGCAGGCCGCGCAGGGTCACGCCGCGGACATGGCCGCTCAGAACTACTTCAGCCACACCAGCAAGGACGGCCGCACCTTCTCGCAGCGCATCGTGAACGCCGGGTACAGCACCTACCGCACCATCGGCGAGAACATCGCCGCCGGGCAGACCACCCCCCAGCAGGTCGTGGACGGCTGGCTGAAGAGTGAAGGGCACTGCCGGAACATCATGAACCCCAACTTCAAGGAACTCGGCGTCGGGTACGCGTACACGACCACCAGCACCTATAAGCACTACTGGGTGCAGGACTTCGGCGCCCGCTGA
- the msrB gene encoding peptide-methionine (R)-S-oxide reductase MsrB gives MTEKPFVKPSDAELRERLTPMQYSVTQHEGTERAFTGEYWDHTEEGIYVDVVSGEPLFSSLDKYDAGCGWPSFTRPIPSVALTENTDYKIGYARTEVRSAGADSHLGHVFPDGPREHGGLRYCINSAALRFVPVSELDAQGYGEYRALFG, from the coding sequence ATGACTGAGAAGCCGTTCGTGAAGCCGTCGGATGCGGAGCTGCGGGAGCGGCTGACGCCCATGCAGTACAGCGTGACCCAGCACGAGGGCACCGAGCGGGCCTTCACCGGGGAGTACTGGGACCACACGGAAGAGGGCATCTACGTGGACGTGGTGAGCGGTGAGCCGTTGTTCTCCAGCCTGGACAAGTACGACGCGGGGTGCGGGTGGCCCAGCTTCACGCGGCCGATTCCCAGCGTGGCGTTGACGGAGAACACGGATTACAAGATCGGTTACGCGCGGACCGAGGTTCGGTCGGCGGGGGCGGATTCGCACCTGGGGCACGTCTTCCCGGACGGCCCGCGTGAGCACGGGGGGCTGCGGTACTGCATCAACTCGGCGGCGTTGCGGTTCGTGCCGGTGTCGGAACTGGACGCGCAGGGGTACGGCGAGTACCGGGCGCTATTCGGATAA
- a CDS encoding acyl-CoA carboxylase subunit beta, with protein MTKAGVELQELIAAMEQRRTRVEQGGGPERLKKQKAGGKLTARERIEALLDPGSFLEMGTFVEHRGGRLMQGVDAPGEGVVTGRGTIDGRQVFVFSQDFTVLGGSLGKMNAAKITKIMDMAAKTGCPVIGLNDSAGARIQEGVDSLSGYGEIFYRNAIYSGAVPQISAILGPCAGGAVYSPALTDFILMSEGSSYMFITGPEVIKSVTREDVTFDQLGGADVHTRRSGVAHLAYDGDEAVLAGIRDLLGYLPQNAHEKAPAHPSRDPATRTNERLLDIVVPDQRKPYAMHDVIHELVDDGTFLEIQPNWAKNIVVGFARLNGESVGIVANNPRVMAGTLNIDASDKAARFIRTCDCYNIPILTLVDVTGFLPGVAQEHAGIIRHGAKMLYAYAEATVPKVTLITRKSYGGAYLAMNSRDMGADVVYAWPTAAVAVMGAEGAANIVYRRDIQTSDNPDATRAQKIAEYKDAFDNPYVAASKGYIDDVIPMEDTRRVLIQTFEMLRDKEEARPYKKHGNIPL; from the coding sequence ATGACGAAAGCGGGCGTGGAGTTACAGGAACTGATCGCGGCGATGGAGCAGCGCCGCACACGGGTCGAGCAGGGCGGCGGCCCCGAACGCCTGAAGAAACAGAAGGCCGGGGGGAAACTCACCGCCCGCGAGCGGATCGAGGCGCTGCTGGACCCCGGCAGCTTCCTGGAGATGGGCACCTTCGTCGAGCACCGCGGCGGCCGCCTGATGCAGGGCGTGGACGCCCCCGGCGAGGGCGTCGTCACCGGGCGCGGCACCATCGACGGACGGCAGGTGTTCGTGTTCAGCCAGGACTTCACCGTGCTGGGCGGCAGCTTAGGCAAGATGAACGCCGCGAAGATCACGAAGATCATGGACATGGCCGCCAAGACCGGCTGCCCCGTGATCGGCCTGAACGACAGCGCCGGAGCCCGCATCCAGGAAGGCGTGGACTCCCTGAGCGGGTACGGGGAGATCTTCTACCGGAACGCGATCTACTCGGGCGCGGTGCCGCAGATCAGCGCGATCCTCGGACCCTGCGCGGGCGGCGCGGTGTACTCCCCGGCACTGACGGACTTCATCCTGATGAGCGAGGGCAGCAGTTACATGTTCATCACGGGCCCCGAGGTCATCAAGTCCGTGACGCGCGAGGACGTCACCTTCGACCAGCTGGGCGGCGCGGACGTCCACACCCGCAGGAGTGGCGTCGCGCACCTCGCGTACGACGGGGACGAGGCGGTGCTGGCGGGCATCCGTGACCTGCTGGGGTACCTGCCGCAGAACGCGCACGAGAAGGCCCCCGCGCACCCCAGCCGCGACCCCGCCACCCGCACGAACGAGCGGCTGCTGGACATCGTCGTGCCCGACCAGCGCAAACCGTACGCGATGCACGACGTGATCCATGAACTCGTGGACGACGGCACCTTCCTGGAAATCCAGCCGAACTGGGCGAAGAACATCGTTGTGGGCTTCGCGCGGCTGAACGGCGAGTCGGTCGGCATCGTGGCGAACAACCCGCGCGTCATGGCGGGCACGCTGAACATCGATGCGTCGGACAAGGCCGCGCGGTTCATCCGCACCTGCGACTGCTACAACATCCCTATCCTGACGCTGGTGGACGTCACGGGCTTCCTGCCGGGCGTCGCGCAGGAACACGCCGGGATCATCCGCCACGGCGCGAAGATGCTCTACGCCTACGCCGAGGCGACCGTCCCCAAGGTCACCCTGATCACCCGCAAGAGCTACGGCGGAGCGTACCTCGCCATGAACAGCCGCGACATGGGCGCCGACGTCGTGTACGCCTGGCCGACCGCCGCCGTCGCCGTCATGGGCGCCGAGGGCGCCGCGAACATCGTGTACCGCCGCGACATCCAGACCAGCGACAACCCCGACGCCACCCGCGCGCAGAAGATCGCCGAGTACAAGGACGCCTTCGACAACCCCTACGTCGCCGCCAGCAAGGGCTACATCGACGACGTGATCCCCATGGAAGACACCCGCCGCGTCCTCATCCAGACCTTCGAGATGCTCCGCGACAAGGAAGAAGCCAGACCCTACAAGAAACACGGCAACATTCCGCTGTAA